The following proteins are encoded in a genomic region of Neurospora crassa OR74A linkage group VI, whole genome shotgun sequence:
- a CDS encoding phosphatidylserine decarboxylase — protein sequence MLQQIPNAPLYDKNPTGGPQFRNWTDLLCAFNDQLTQGPVWLYNTPGQQGLIGFPFNALLVRYRNLTSPPCSGFSPVANRISNPAQTPKNWSMSTPAGLLAFHRPDVNAHLREILTAYGTFLSSPASAAVLNSNATGWLSPTALDALVSTACLPTIHTTSNSSDRESKTNTSDDPRPQFHDLFVSDPLHPTYGFSSWDAFFTRRFRPGIRPIASPSDDGVIVNACESTPVALERGVRLHDEFWVKGQPYSLMTILGALQTNAEEESGDDLDKKRDEKEKNEREQEKEKELEQAMRFEGGTIYQGFLGALSYHRWHASVSGVAEKVRKIQGTYFAGCPGLASRKDLHDGEERKLDPSAPDRSQRYLCQVGTRALVYIRARDRRLGTVVFVAVGMAEVSSCEVTVREGDVVEKGEEMGMFHYGGSTHCLIFEPGVRLKFRDAVEEVEGKRRGHNLPVNGYLAELLSE from the exons ATGCTACAACAAATCCCAAACGCACCTCTTTACGACAAGAATCCAACCGGTGGCCCACAATTTCGCAACTGGACGGACCTTCTTTGCGCTTTCAATGACCAGCTCACACAAGGACCGGTATGGCTTTACAATACACCAGGCCAGCAGGGACTGATTGGCTTTCCTTTCAACGCCCTTTTGGTACGTTACCGTAATCTTACCTCCCCACCATGTTCTGGCTTCTCTCCTGTCGCCAATCGCATCTCTAACCCCGCCCAAACACCAAAGAACTGGTCCATGTCAACCCCAGCAGGCCTCCTCGCCTTCCACCGTCCCGACGTCAACGCCCACCTCCGCGAAATCCTAACCGCCTACGgcaccttcctctcttcccccGCCTCTGCCGCCGTTCTTAACTCCAATGCGACCGGCTGGCTGAGCCCGACTGCCCTCGACGCCCTTGTGTCTACCGCCTGTCTGCCCACGATCCATACCACATCCAACAGCTCCGACCGCGAGTCAAAAACAAACACAAGCGACGATCCCCGTCCCCAGTTCCACGACCTCTTCGTCTCCGACCCGCTCCACCCCACGTACGGCTTTTCGTCCTGGGACGCCTTCTTCACGCGCCGCTTCCGGCCGGGTATCCGACCCATCGCTTCCCCTTCCGACGACGGCGTCATAGTCAACGCTTGCGAATCTACCCCCGTAGCTCTCGAGCGTGGAGTCAGGCTGCATGATGAGTTCTGGGTTAAAGGGCAGCCGTATAGCTTGATGACCATTCTCGGGGCTTTGCAGACCAATGCGGAGGAAGAGTCAGGGGATGACTTGGACAAGAAGAGGgacgagaaagaaaagaacgagagagagcaagagaaggagaaagagctGGAACAAGCAATGCGCTTCGAAGGCGGAACCATCTACCAGGGCTTCCTGGGGGCACTAAGTTACCACCGCTGGCATGCCTCTGTTTCTGGAGTAGCGGAGAAAGTGAGGAAGATACAAGGGACTTACTTTGCTGGATGTCCTGGGTTAGCCTCCCGCAAAGACTTGCATGATGGAGAGGAACGAAAACTCGATCCTTCAGCGCCGGATAGAAGCCAGAGGTATCTCTGCCAGGTGGGCACCAGGGCTTTGGTGTACATACGGGCGAGGGACAGGAGGCTGGGGACGGTGGTGTTCGTGGCGGTGGGCATGGCGGAGGTGAGCAGTTGTGAGGTTACGGTTCGGGAGGGGGATGTGgtggaaaagggggaggagatgggtATG TTCCATTATGGCGGCTCGACGCACTGTCTTATTTTCGAGCCGGGTGTTCGGTTGAAGTTCAGAGATGCAgtagaggaggttgagggcaAGAGACGGGGTCATAATTTGCCGGTGAATGGATATTTAGCGGAGCTTTTGTCTGAATGA